A stretch of the Halorussus lipolyticus genome encodes the following:
- a CDS encoding RNA ligase partner protein, with product MAEHPLKQRFVLDTSVFFTDEIRRDDEDLQETVLRLLDLIAEAKLELGISCYVPPSIYDELSSMLEDRGVSDEVFSKLNTWVIKKHPSRFEVSIPAEIVFEFIDEMSDRVDRGLRVSEEAVREAQALDGDPLEGQEYMTDVDQLVSDLRGKYRSALRQGVLDSHEDFDLLILARELDAGVVTEDMGIINWSEDFGLRYLRGRDFPSLLEEYLNAGEQFE from the coding sequence ATGGCCGAGCATCCGCTCAAACAGCGGTTCGTCCTCGATACCTCGGTGTTCTTCACCGACGAGATTCGCCGCGACGACGAGGACCTACAGGAGACGGTTCTCCGACTGCTGGACCTCATCGCCGAGGCCAAACTCGAACTCGGCATCTCGTGTTACGTCCCGCCTTCGATTTACGACGAGTTGTCCTCGATGCTCGAAGACCGGGGCGTCTCCGACGAGGTGTTCTCGAAACTCAACACGTGGGTCATCAAGAAACACCCCTCGCGCTTCGAGGTGTCCATCCCGGCCGAAATCGTCTTCGAGTTCATCGACGAGATGAGCGACCGAGTGGACCGCGGCCTGCGGGTCTCCGAGGAGGCCGTCCGCGAGGCCCAAGCACTCGACGGCGACCCGCTGGAGGGCCAAGAGTACATGACCGACGTGGACCAACTCGTCTCCGACCTCCGGGGCAAGTACCGGTCGGCGCTCCGACAGGGCGTGCTTGACTCCCACGAGGACTTCGACCTCCTCATCCTCGCGCGCGAACTCGACGCCGGGGTCGTGACCGAGGACATGGGCATCATCAACTGGTCGGAGGACTTCGGCCTGCGCTACCTCCGGGGCCGAGACTTCCCCTCGCTGTTGGAGGAGTACCTGAACGCCGG